The Pempheris klunzingeri isolate RE-2024b unplaced genomic scaffold, fPemKlu1.hap1 Scaffold_312, whole genome shotgun sequence genome includes a window with the following:
- the LOC139225490 gene encoding protein ABHD18-like: MGVSRLDIFYRRLLLSKLFIGGWGKPEDLKRIFEFRKIIGDREKCKFLVPKDYPIYINKTEDHADCQIHDGFFISPLEHFVPGILPTEAVKARFQFIVPKRWQKNRPVCIHLAGTGDHFFWRRRTLMARPMIKEAGMASLLLENPYYGYRKPKDQLRSSLKNVSDLFVMGGALILESSVLLSWLEREGYWPLGMTGISMGGYMASLAVTNWPKPIPLIPCLSWSTASSVFTTGVLSKAVNWTELEKQYAINSVYEEEIIKLLEYCGADSLKMDPELVQNADSLEHLLGLSGDDRLQAVYGQGEKPKAGGEAGRGLLIGTEEGRTGDRLDEFLSSVNNSGTSLDTRPRILHANNTLHGKRTKSDKCCRPSLHRESMSFMKGVMDECTHMANFSVPVDTSLIIVVQAKEDAYIPRTGVLSLQEIWPGCEVRYLNGGHISAYLFKQNVFRRAIYDAFDRFCLKYPNLH, encoded by the exons ATGGGTGTGAGTAGATTGGACATATTTTACAGGAGGCTGCTTCTCAGCAAACTCTTCATTGGGGGATGGGGGAAGCCTGAAGATCTCAAGAG aatCTTTGAGTTCCGTAAAATCattggagacagagagaaatgcaaGTTTCTGGTGCCTAAGGATTATCCAATTTACATAAACAAG ACAGAGGACCACGCCGACTGTCAGATTCACGATGGgttcttcatctctcctctggAGCACTTTGTTCCAGGCATCCTGCCAACAGAGGCGGTCAAAGCCAG GTTCCAGTTCATAGTTCCCAAGAGGTGGCAGAAGAACAGACCAGTATGTATTCACTTGGCTGGGACTGGAGACCAT ttcttCTGGCGTCGGCGGACCCTGATGGCCAGGCCCATGATCAAGGAGGCAGGAATGGCTTCACTGCTTCTGGAGAACCCTTACTAT GGCTATCGTAAACCCAAAGACCAACT ACGGTCCAGTCTAAAGAACGTGTCGGACCTGTTTGTAATGGGAGGGGCTTTGATCCTGGAGTCATCGGTGCTTCTCAGTTGGCTTGAGAGAGAAGGTTATTGGCCACTAGGAATGACTGGCATCTCCATGGGAGGATAT ATGGCATCCCTGGCAGTGACTAACTGGCCGAAGCCCATCCCCCTGATTCCCTGTTTGTCCTGGTCCACTGCCTCAAGTGTTTTTACCACG ggagtGCTGAGTAAAGCAGTAAACTGGACCGAGCTGGAGAAGCAGTATGCCATTAACTCTGTGTATGAAGAGGAAATCATTAAGCTGCTGGAGTACTGTGGG GCTGATTCCCTTAAGATGGATCCAGAACTTGTGCAGAATGCGGATTCTTTAGAGCATCTGCTGGGCCTCTCTGGAGATGACAGACTCCAAGCAGTCTATGGCCAGGGTGAAAAGCCTAAAGCTGGAGGGGAAGCTGGACGTGGCCTATTGATTGGAACTGAGGAGGGCAGGACTGGAGACAGATTAGACGAGTTCTTATCATCAGTGAACAACAGTGGTACAAGCTTGGACACTCGACCAAG AATCCTTCATGCAAACAACACACTGCATGGGAAGAGGACAAAGTCAGACAAATGCTGCCGGCCATCACTGCATAGAGAGTCTATGAGCTTCATGAAGGGAGTAATGGATGAATGTACACACATGGCCAACTTCTCAG TCCCTGTAGACACCAGTCTAATCATCGTGGTCCAGGCCAAAGAGGATGCCTACATCCCTCGTACAGGGGTCCTCAGTCTGCAGGAGATCTGGCCAGGATGTGAGGTCAGATATCTGAATGGAGGACACATCAGTGCATACCTGTTTAAACAGAATGTCTTCAG ACGGGCCATATATGATGCATTTGACAGATTCTGCTTGAAGTATCCCAACCTGCACTAG